A region from the Corylus avellana chromosome ca7, CavTom2PMs-1.0 genome encodes:
- the LOC132186653 gene encoding ras-related protein RABA3: MNQEMSGVDETESYQESVAEKIDYVFKVVVIGDSAVGKSQLLSRFAKNEFCIDSKSTIGVEFQTRTVTIKGKVIKAQIWDTAGQERYRAVTSAYYRGALGAMLVYDITKRPSFDHVARWVEELRAHADNSIVITLIGNKADLVDLRAVPTEDAIEFAENQGLFFSETSALSGDNVDTAFFRLLEEIYGVVSKKTLERGIAKSNGGDAAVLKGSKIDIISGAELEISEMKKLSACSC; encoded by the exons ATGAATCAAGAAATGAGTGGGGTTGATGAGACGGAGAGCTACCAAGAGAGTGTGGCGGAGAAGATAGATTATGTGTTCAAGGTGGTGGTGATCGGAGACTCGGCGGTGGGGAAGAGTCAGCTCCTCTCCAGGTTTGCTAAGAACGAGTTCTGCATTGACTCCAAGTCAACTATTGGGGTTGAGTTCCAAACCAGGACTGTCACCATTAAGGGCAAAGTCATCAAGGCCCAGATCTGGGATACTGCTGGCCAAGAAAG GTACCGGGCCGTGACAAGTGCGTACTATAGGGGAGCACTAGGGGCCATGCTGGTGTACGACATTACCAAGAGGCCCAGCTTTGATCATGTGGCAAGGTGGGTGGAGGAGCTCCGGGCCCACGCCGATAATTCCATCGTGATCACACTGATTGGGAACAAAGCAGATCTTGTGGACCTGAGGGCCGTGCCCACGGAAGATGCTATTGAGTTTGCAGAGAATCAGGGCCTCTTCTTCTCTGAGACATCGGCCCTCAGCGGCGACAACGTGGACACTGCGTTTTTCAGGCTACTCGAGGAAATTTACGGTGTGGTTTCTAAAAAGACTTTGGAACGTGGCATTGCAAAATCCAACGGTGGTGATGCCGCGGTGCTCAAAGGATCCAAGATTGATATTATTTCGGGGGCTGAATTGGAAATTAGTGAGATGAAGAAATTGTCTGCATGCTCttgttag
- the LOC132186652 gene encoding pentatricopeptide repeat-containing protein At5g16420, mitochondrial, with protein MLRRGQSYHRYLMIATARFRPFSTVGPNQTLPQSYTVTPPIKPWPQRLYPKRLASMVTRQQNLDLALQIFQYAGQFHPGFSHNYDTYHAIIQRLCRAREFESVESLISELSRSEIKCGENLFIDVIRSYGLSGRPDSALKTFLRIEDFGVQRSVRSLNTLLNALVQTRRYTLVHVLFKNSKSRFGVVPNVFTCNILIKAMCKKNDVEGAVEVLDEMPAMGMIPNLVTYTTILGGYVARGDMVSARKVFGEVLDKGWMPDATAYTVLMDGFCKLGRLVDAIKVMDDMEENGVEPNEVAYGVMIDAYCKEKKSGEARNLLDDMLDKKYIPNSTLCCKVIDVLCEEGKVEDACLLWKKLLKKNVMPDNVILSSLIYWLCKKGDIWEARKLFDEFEKGSIPSVLTYNTLIAGMCERGELYEAGRLWDDMLEKGCAPNAFTYNMLIKGFRKVGNAKEGIRILEEMLEKGCLPNNSTYSILIDGLYDSGQEEEVVKVLSLAMSSGGVDSDSWGLFFTDMIGTWFDGS; from the exons ATGTTACGTCGGGGCCAGTCTTACCACCGATACCTCATGATCGCCACCGCCCGTTTCCGGCCGTTCTCAACCGTCGGTCCCAACCAGACACTCCCCCAATCTTACACCGTCACGCCTCCGATCAAGCCCTGGCCCCAGCGGCTCTACCCCAAGCGCCTCGCCTCCATGGTCACTCGCCAGCAAAATCTCGACCTTGCCCTCCAAATATTCCAATACGCTGGCCAATTCCACCCCGGTTTTTCCCACAATTACGACACTTACCACGCCATCATCCAGCGCCTCTGCCGCGCCCGTGAGTTCGAATCCGTCGAGTCCTTGATCTCAGAGCTTAGTCGTTCTGAGATCAAATGCGGCGAAAACCTTTTCATCGACGTAATTCGAAGTTATGGCCTCTCGGGTCGACCTGATTCGGCGTTAAAAACCTTCCTACGCATCGAAGACTTCGGTGTTCAACGCTCGGTGAGGTCGTTGAACACTTTGTTAAACGCTTTGGTTCAGACCAGGCGGTATACTTTGGTGCATGTATTGTTCAAGAACAGTAAATCAAGATTTGGGGTAGTGCCCAATGTGTTCACTTGTAATATTTTGATCAAAgccatgtgcaagaagaatgacGTGGAAGGTGCAGTCGAGGTGCTCGATGAAATGCCTGCAATGGGAATGATACCTAATTTGGTTACTTACACTACGATTTTAGGTGGGTATGTTGCGCGGGGAGATATGGTTAGTGCGAGGAAGGTTTTTGGTGAGGTTTTGGATAAAGGATGGATGCCCGATGCAACTGCGTATACAGTTTTGATGGATGGCTTTTGTAAGCTAGGGAGGTTGGTTGATGCAATCAAGGTGATGGATGATATGGAGGAGAATGGGGTTGAGCCGAATGAGGTTGCTTATGGTGTCATGATTGACGCTTATTGTAAAGAGAAGAAGTCAGGGGAAGCACGTAACCTGCTTGATGATATGCTTGACAAGAAGTATATACCGAACTCGACACTTTGTTGTAAGGTGATCGATGTGCTGTGCGAAGAAGGGAAGGTTGAGGATGCGTGTTTGTTGTGgaagaaactattgaagaagaATGTTATGCCGGATAATGTAATATTGAGTTCCCTTATATATTGGCTTTGTAAGAAGGGGGACATATGGGAAGCCAGGAAGCTATTCGATGAGTTTGAGAAGGGTTCCATTCCAAGTGTTTTGACGTATAATACACTTATAGCGGGAATGTGCGAGAGGGGGGAGTTGTATGAGGCGGGGAGGTTGTGGGATGACATGCTGGAAAAGGGATGTGCTCCTAATGCTTTTACTTATAACATGTTGATTAAGGGGTTTCGTAAGGTTGGCAATGCGAAGGAGGGGATTAGAATCCTGGAGGAGATGTTGGAAAAAGGATGTTTGCCGAACAATTCGACTTACTCTATATTGATTGATGGTCTTTATGACTCAGGACAGGAAGAAGAAGTTGTAAAGGTTCTTTCATTGGCCATGTCAAGTGGAGGAGTTGATAGTGATTCTTGGGGCCTTTTCTTTACCGATATGATTG GAACATGGTTTGATGGGAGCTGA